agatatgattctatcaatcttttaagattagttaccaaaatagcctaagttgccaaatcttcattatcgggccaaccaggcttcaatctgacaggcttttCCAATAGCTTACCGAATTGGGCCAATTCTTGCAGGCCAAATAATCCCCATCTATACAATAGACCttcattggatgcatttggtgcgatagTCACGGGTTTTAAAATACTGCCAGTGTCATTCTCCCCCACCTATTCTCGCAACGCCCTCGTTACGACTTCCGAATGGTACTGACTTGATTCTCCTTGGTCTCGTCTCGACACCTTAGCTTTTCCCTTCCTTCGAGACTTTTGCCTCGACTTACGTCACCTCTTAACTTGAACCGTCCTACTTGTTGCATTTACTTTGGTCAACTGTCCAACTTGCATAACTTTTTTTCCTTGAAGTCCAATACGCCACCCATCTCTCCTATAGGTGGAAGCCTTGTCGATGACTCGACCAACTCCGACGCTTCACTCGAATTGAGCCTCATTGGTCCCAGCTTCACTATTTTCATCGTAACTTTTTCCCTTAAGTTCGATGACAAACTCACCTCTTCCTTGGGTGGAAGCCCCTCCGATGACTCACCAAGCTCAGATGTTGTCTTTCCTTTAACTACTGCTTGCTTTGGATAGTTTCACAACTCATGCGAACCACgacacaagaagcactttactttcttctttttactcCTCTTTGCCCTAATGGCTTCGACTTTTCTTTTGTTCGAATCAAACTTCTTAGGCTCATTGTCTGTTCCATCGTCTCCTTTGATGACAAACTTCTTCAATCACTTTCGTAACCTATGCGGACCATGACATAATAAGCACTCTACTGGCTTCCTTTCACTTTCGACCTCATTGGCTTCAACACCCCTTACGCTCGAACTAAGTACTGAGGCCTTACCTACCAGCTTTTCCTTAAGTGCAGATTTCTTTGAACATTTCTTCAACATGTATTTCAACTTGTCCCTTTTTCTgttgggtttcttcttcccaactcgtggtttcccattaccaccattATCGCCGATGCTATTGCCATCATTTGATACTTTTCACATACGCCCCTTTCCTCAGATTTGGAAGacccaagcttgtctttccctagACCAAACTTGACCACAGATTTTGCTACCGTCATGGCTTTTGACAACTTTTAgacacctctttgttccacctcctgTCTAACCCATAACTTCAATCCATTCTAAAAAGCAAGCAATGCTTCTTTCTCGGTCACACCTGAAACTTGGAGCATGAGTTTCTTGAACTCTCGAACATACTTCCCCACTGTGCCCCATTGCGTTATCCCTTAAAACTTTGCTCGAGCTTTTTCCTCAGTaaattctgggtaaaactgtcccTTCAACTCACATTGGAACTCTTGCCACGTCTCAATCTCACCTTGCCTTTTATCTGTGGTCCTACCTCGCCACCATAAAAACTTAATATTAGTAAGAAACATTGAAACAATGTTTACCTTAACCGCATCATCCGTGATGCCTTTGGCACAGAAGTAGTTTTCCATCCTCCATAAGAAATTGTCAACATCGTATGTAGACATTGTCCTCACAAACTCTTTCGGCTTGGAGACATCCTCGTTACTGAGTGCTGCACTCAGCACTCCTTCCCCCACGGTTGCTTAACACAAGGCCAACTTTCCCTCGAGCTCTTGTATTCTTGTGTTTAGAGCCATTGTCGTGGTTATTGTTTCCTCATTCAAAGCCATCACTATAGCCTCGAGAGCATCGTTCCTCTCCGTCAGCTTATCTCTGTGTGAATTAAACAACTCGTTTACATTATCCATGGTGGAATCAAGAGACATCTTTACATAATCTCTAGACTACTCCTTCTAGTTGTCTATATGATTCTTGACCCCATCAAGTGACTCCTTTACGTCCTCCATGGATCCCTTGAGTTTACCCACACGTTCCTCTACTTTCGACAGCATCTCCCTCAAAGGGACTGATCTTTTGGCCCATCTTTGTTCGAACtcttctttcgacatcccaacGGTGCCTTCGAACCAATAGCTCGGATACCAGTTGTCATGGGGCTAGATTTTTCATCTCGTGATCCGTGTGACCTTAGGTGATCTgttcatccaaactcacctaagtcagcctttactcaaGTCAGACTTCTTTTAGAagtcctccaaggcaccaatttgtatagcggaaacgatttatgccaaaagaagcaacaaagaacaacagaaagaacgcacacaaggtgtttgagtaattgctctcaatattctcttattcacaaagaataatgaaacaatgaatgaaGTAAGTACAAATGGggggctctctatttatagttgagctccccaaaaactgacggtcaagatacatttacatcgacagACGAGATTAACTATATctcttaattttagggatttacaagatatgtcatatcaaatgtaatctaatctttacaagatatgattctatcaatcttttaagattagttaccaaaatagcctaagttgccaAATCTttattatcgggccaaccaagcttcaatctgacaggcttctcaaCAGCTTACCGAATTGGGCCAGTTCTTGctggccaaatgatccccatctacaCAATAAACCTCCATTAGATGCATTTCGTACGATGGTCATGGGCTTTGAACTGCGACCCATGACACTAACATGGTCTTAACATAATCTAAGCTTATACCACTAAGTATATCATGATTTCAAGTTCCAAATTCACTGACACTCAACAATGGTAGCTAGAATATAACTTAATAATAGGAAAAACTAACACTTGGGTTAGTTAAATTAAGCTTGGATGACTATGaatccataaaaaaattcaacaaaaataacatGTTTACCTTCTGAATTTTGAactgaaaatgaagaagaaacaaaaattattctatttctttggaaaagaagaaaaataaaataaactaagcccttttcttattttatctctCCCACTTTTCAATCTCATATTCGACTTGTGGACTTTTTAGTTTAACTTTTCGGACAAATTGACttaacaaattcaattttaaaattgacatgtcCAACAACAACGAAAATTGGGTTGTTGCAAATGGGACTCACCTCAAGTTTTCATTGACCTATAGATGCCACCTCTTCGAAAATCAAGAGAGAAGAGCATGCATATAACCTATACTCAAATACAACCTCAACATCTTTTACAATGTGAACCACCCCACCTTTAGAACCAGGTTGAAAAGAAAATCTctaatcaaaatataaaggttaaaatgtgatataatccttatacttttcgaaaattagaaatttagtcattgtacttgtatttttagaaatttagtctctctacttttcatatttcaaaatttagatccaacTATTAACactgttagtttttttttgttaaattggttgttgtgacattttgaaataaaaaaactactCACTTGGTagccatgtaattaaaaattgttttaattaacctgaatttaacaaaaaattaacagtATTAACAATtcaacctaaattttgaaatatgaaaagtatagagactaaattctgaaaatagaagtataaggactaaattactaatttttaaaaagtgcaGGGACTAAAGTCATGTTTTAACCAAATATAAATGCATGAAAAAATCATTCAAGGGTTTAACCGTCTAATTCATTATCATTGCAATACCCTTCGAAGATACGGtgagagaaaacaaaagagtGGTGACCCACCCGACAAAGTAACGGACCGGGCGGTCGCGCCACCAGTCCATACTTTTGGGCACGAATCCAGACGTCGAAGCTCCCTTTGTCCAACGACCAATGCAAGCATTTAATGTCAATGGGTTCCCTTTCCGTTTCACCATAAATCAAGCATCTCCCCCCTCCCTCAAGCCCCAGATCAAGGAAACAAGCTCTTCACTAAACAATCCACTGCTTCTCActtgctttcttttcttttctttttactggACTTCTCAAAGCATTCCCCAATTTCCTCCCTGTTTCCAGCTCTAGTTTCCAAGCAGTTTCAGAGGAAAGAAAGTAAAGCCTGTTTACCGAAGATGGAAAACCCCATCACTTCAAAATGCTGCAACCATCAGCCCTGGTTTGTCTTACTTGTCTTTTTCGTTTTCTGTATTGAGCTATTTTCCTTTGATTACTCCGGTTTTACTGCTAAAAAATCTGCCCTCGTCACTGTTTTGGATGATAATCATGGAACCGTAATCAATACCCAAAGTTCTTTACCTCATGATTTCACTGAAATTACCAATGCTAGCGTCTATCCATTGCCCAAAACTGATGAAAAGGGAGATTTGAAAGTGGGAACTGAGATCGATTCTTGTGTGGGGAGATATATATTTGTTCATGATCTTCCCAGTAGATTTAATGAGGATTTGGTTAACAATTGTCGGTTGCTCACTAGGGGAACTGATAAAAACATGTGTCCATACTTGGACAACTTGGGTTTTGGTCCTGAAATTGAGAACCCTGAAGATGTTTTGATAAACAATAGCTGGTTTTTAACGAATCAGTTCTTGTTGGAAGTCATCTTTCACAATAAGATGAAAAGGTATGAATGTTTAACCAATGACTCGTCGATTGCATCGGCTATTTACGTACCCTTTTATGCTGGTCTTGATATGAGCTTGTATCTATGGGGTTTCAACACTACTGTGAGAGATTCTGCATCTCTTGGCCTTGTTAAGTGGCTATCAGAGAAGCCTGAATGGAAAAGAATGTGGGGTAGGGATCATTTCTTAGTTGCTGGGAGGATTGCTTGGGATTTCCGAAGACAAAGCGATAACGAAACCGATTGGGGCAGCAAGCTTCGGTTCTTGCCTGAATCCAAGAACATGTCGATGTTGTCGATCGAATCGAGCTCCTGGAACAATGATTATGCAATTCCATATCCAACATGTTTCCATCCTTCAAAGGACAGTGAGATTTTCCGGTGGCAGGATCGAATGAGAAGGCAAAACCGGCAGTATCTTTTCTCCTTTGCTGGTGCCCCTAGGCCTGAATATCAGAATTCGATCCGGGGCAAGATTATTGATCAATGCTTAGCTTCAAAGAGCCAGTGCAAGCTGCTGGATTGTAATTATGGTACTACAAACTGTGATAATCCGGTTAATGTGATGAAGGTGTTTCAGAGCTCAATCTTTTGCTTGCAGCCCCCAGGGGATTCTTACACAAGGAGATCGATTTTCGACTCTATTTTAGCAGGGTGCATTCCGGTGTTTTTCCATCCAGGTACAGCATATGCTCAATACATATGGCATTTACCAAAGAATTATACTGCATACTCGGTGTATCTACCAGTAAAGGATTTAAGTGAGTGGAAAATCAACCTCAATGAAACATTGCTTCGGATGCCAGAAGACAGAATATTGAGGTTGAGGGAGGAGGTTATAAAGCTCATTCCGAGAGTGGTTTACGCAAGTTCGAGATCTCGATCGGAGACTCTTGAGGATGCATTTGATTTAGCAGTTAAGGGAATCCTTGATAGAATAGAGAGTGTTAGGGTTATGATTAGAGAAGGGAAGGATCCTAGTATTGGATTTGCAGATGGGGATGATTATAAGTATACATTTTCTACTTATGGTAATGGTAATTGAATTTACTACACTAGAAATTCATTcgtaatggttttttttttaggacAGAAGaaagcctaattttttttaaaaaaatgtttgcataaataattaagtaattttgtttttttttccctttagcTGAAATgaatatagatatagatataccCTTTCATCTCATTCTATCTCAATGATTGTACTTGTGTATTTTAAGAGTATAATTTTGTAGTGATGGGGGAAGCATTGAATGTGTTCATGATCTTGAATTTTGgtcttctaattttttttttttgcttttggggtttcagttttctttattaacaaaaattgaaggaaagaaAACTCTGAATCCTTCATCATCAGATGAATTTTTCCAATTGGGCAAACAGCATACATGAACTGACTATTGAACAATATTCTTGTCAGATACGAGCATGCTAAATCATTTTAAGATTTTTCATATGGTTTGAATATATGGGAGCTGATAGGTGGGAGATTGCGTTAATTGAAGGGGGGATTGCGTTAGGCGTTTGATTccacattataataaaataaatggcgAAATAAGCATCAGTCCACACTCAACTTTTAACCGAAAAGGGAAAATGGCATTGACAAGATGCTTTTAAGGTGAAGTTTGGCGGATGACGTGGTAATTCCTGCCGACACTTGAAAGGGACTTATAATGGTTGTTGCATGTGGATGCCATAAATGACACATTTAGGGGTCGCTTTGATTgctatcaaaattttttattctatgcttattttttaaaataatcaaatgtaattttttttataagacAGTCTAAATTTTCCTTGTTtcttcataaaatattttacaaaagcTTTCTCGTGTAagttagattttacaaaattagataacctttgtttttttcattttcttgccATAAGTTGATTTTCATGACATAtgccttttatatttatatatatattatctattttacataggaataatatttaatacaataccAATTAAGTTTTAGACTTCACAAACAAGGTAAAAGATTTCGTAAGTGTATTATagggtataataaaatattaaaatattaaatattaaaaaagacatgtgccaaatttttaaagctacttgtgaactaaaaaaatatactatCAATGTAccaattattatcattttatataatttgatctatattttcatatcatttgcttttctttccccatttttttatattattagtttttataataTCGAAGTTTTAGATATGAGATTAATTatgaaacaaaaatttcattaaaattatatttgtttcatagaaaacatttttgaaaaatgattttaaaaaattaccaaatagcaaaaatatcaattttctaaaaataaatacatttttcaaaaatcattttcttcaattttttacaTCAAACAAATAAAcccttataaaaaattaaacataaaaggaCATAAATAATAGGGATATGAAagcaaattattaatatattacaatttatataaattatatataatctataataatatataaaagcatcagcttcaaatttataaatagtgAACTAAATCCATGTCATtggtaattatatttaaaataaaaattttaaattaattattaaactagtaattaattttatttctattaaattaaatatcaattaattttattgatagtattatttgaattattatattttaattagttgcgatttatatttaattattttttttgtctataTAAATGTAACAAGGGCTAGAAGCTGCCAACAATGAAGGGGAAAGTATCCCAGATGGTAGTTACAACAGaatgtaaaagtttaaaatgatGAGATTAAGGGtccgtttgtttacatgtaaattgttttacgaaaaatattttctgcatttttttgtgtttgtttcacagaaaacagcttggtcaacggaaaatgacttacaggtcaacggaaaataagcctttttccttgtaaaatgatttacccTTTTGAAAAACGTGagtcattttttgaaaaagagctcctcaatagataattttacttttatataaaaataaacttaaatcaagtttaatattattatattgataataaattttatttttatttttaaaaatatttaaaatattaatataaaatattatattttttaatcttattaaacatacgtatttaattatttatatttaaacatataataaattattaatataatttagtattttaataaattattaaatatttaaattttattttaatagtaaaatttaaaaataataattttaaataatattatccacatattattgaaaatatcaatattaatattttaatactaaatatttattacaattataaatatattaataatgaatgttttgtagtataaatgttaaaatatgtcataagtctatatGCTCTTCACAAGTTTGCAATTTAGTttcgtacttttattttcaagaattttattttcaagaatttagtcctctactttcCAGATTTAAAATTAAGTCCAATCACgacattgttgatttttttggttaattttgttaaagtcacattttaaataaaaaaatactcaggttggtagtcatgtaactaaaaataattattgcaatgaacctaaatttaacaaaatatttttaatatatgtaaaaacaatgtaaaatataaaattatagatataaaataaactcaattaaacaatgaaaaaataaaaaatctcaaatgtatgtttgtttaattgaaaacgacttttatgaaatatttttaaagaatttgccaaacaaaaagatattttacagattcatccaaacaccgtaaaatattAGTTATCAAATTGATTAGTCTAATTGAGAGCAAGTTagaatatcaaattaaaataaatggttgGATTAATTGATTATAAATAGGAATGAATTGGATGAACTTGTACTAAGttaaaaattagttgaattaatattttaatatatttaaatttttataatattttaataatttattcaattgaaacGGAAAAACCATCAAATCGATTGAACTGAGAGTAGTTATAggcattatataaaaaacttatATCGATAAATGTATAATGAAGGCCCTTTTATTAAGAGTCGATTACATTTTGTCTCATTTactaaaaaatagacaaattagcCTCTgatattagattaaagagtataTTCATCCTTTTGTTAAATATGTCatcaatttttactattaaaattcaGTTTCTATACATTAGAATGAGGTACACATGACACGCCACATATAACTGTTTGGTTATTCCGTTAGTCATGCCAGTTTTTacagtaaaaatagatgaaatttttaacaaaaaaacctaatttactttttgatataatatacaaagactaaattatacatttttaaagtaaaagaaacaaaatataattgagtacataaattgtaaatatatttgttagagaTGTAAATCatcaattataaatatttgaaaaatacagAAATCTGTCCTATAATTCGTACAACTTACCATCATAATCAAAGAATTGAAATAGCATAGATTGCAGTGTGATGGGCTATAGTCCAATATCGAGGAACTGTACCATAGTAACCAGCGCACTAAACAGAGTAAAGAAGGTTTCGTCTACGGAGTTCGGCCATCCTTGTTGGTCTGCAACTTCTGTAGTTACTAGCGGGTAACAAATGGCAACCAACACAAGTTTTCAACTGTTTTCATCATCTAAGGATAAACCCAGTTTGGGTTTAGGGTTCTTGGAGTCCTCGGAGCCGCAGCTGCCACCTCCTCCTCCCTCTGTCGAAGTCCTCTCCTCAGAGGTACCGATTTCTAAGCTTTTTTTGTCTTTGATTTTTGAGtaaatgctttttttttattggttggttttgaatttgAAGTAGGTTTCTTCTTCTGTGAAATACACTGTGGAGCCTGTCAACTTGGATGGCCTTACTTTACTCAAGGTGAACCTTTTAACTTCTGTTTATTGAATGAACTTGTTTTGTGGTAGCTTTTAGAAATAATCAAGATTCCATAAAATTGATCAAAGCTCTCTTCTATGATTGATATTATTTATGCTAAACTATAATTTTGCCATCCTTTAGGGAAGGGTGAGTACTAAAGAGGTTCTTGGGTTGCCTAACTCGGATTTAGTCCCTGGAATATATGAAGGTGTGTAATGATCTTTCTTCCTTTCACCTTGTTTTagatttcatttttagttttcgCATTTGAGTTTCCTGCTCATGATGAATGCATTTTTAGgtttcttccaaatgatgaaaaCTTGGtaatgtgtgtgtgtgtgtttttttttgttttttgagtGTAGGGGGACTTAAGCTATGGGAAGGTTCATTAGACCTTGTTAAAGCTCTGCGCTCTGAGATTCAAAATGGTTGTCTATCATTTGAGGGAAAACGAGTGTTAGAGGTGGGATCTGAGATTCAACCCTTGTTGACTCACTAATTTGCTCGATTGGTCAACTTATGTATTACTAAGGATGCTAGTTGACACCCACATCGATGTTCAGTGAAAAATTTCTTTTGAGCTGGTTATATTATATGGAAACTTTTTGCATAAATCAATCATAAGATAAGATTAAGGACCATTATTCGGGGCTCTCAATGGTTGTGCTTATGTACTACTAGAATGTCCCATGAATTTTTGTAGTACACTGTTGGCAGACTATTATTTCTAATATAACTGGTATTTTGCTTAGGTTTCTCGTTCGGTTCTTACCAGCCAGAGTAATTTTACCAGTGAAGAAATTGCTATTATCCCTCCAATAGATTTGACTTGTAATAATAATGCCTTGAACTATTGAATCTGTAAACATATATTTAGATAGATGTCACTGACATCTTGGCTTGTCTTTTCTTGCAACTGCTTGCTGagtttcttttaattgttttcagCTTGGATGTGGTCACGGACTTCCTGGGATATTTGCATGTCTCGAGGTAAACTCATTCATGCTTGATTATACCATGCTGTGACTGGGAGTATTTGTTAAAATgtcattatcatttttttccctttcagaGTGCAGCTGAGGTGCATTTTCAGGACTTCAATGCTGAGGTCCTACGGTGTCTCACTATCCCAAATGTAAACGCAAATCTCTTGGAGAAGGCTAAACCTGAAACTGTATCAGAAGTGCGCTTCTTTGCTGGTGACTGGGGTGAGATTCATCAGTTACTTCCTCATGCACGTGAAAGTGAAATAAACTTGACTTCTAGCTCAGAACATGGCCAAGCTTCTGCTTACGATGTTATTTTAATGGCTGAGACGATTTACTCAATCTCAGCGCAAAGGAATCTCTATGGACTTATA
This genomic window from Gossypium raimondii isolate GPD5lz chromosome 10, ASM2569854v1, whole genome shotgun sequence contains:
- the LOC105776684 gene encoding probable xyloglucan galactosyltransferase GT14, giving the protein MENPITSKCCNHQPWFVLLVFFVFCIELFSFDYSGFTAKKSALVTVLDDNHGTVINTQSSLPHDFTEITNASVYPLPKTDEKGDLKVGTEIDSCVGRYIFVHDLPSRFNEDLVNNCRLLTRGTDKNMCPYLDNLGFGPEIENPEDVLINNSWFLTNQFLLEVIFHNKMKRYECLTNDSSIASAIYVPFYAGLDMSLYLWGFNTTVRDSASLGLVKWLSEKPEWKRMWGRDHFLVAGRIAWDFRRQSDNETDWGSKLRFLPESKNMSMLSIESSSWNNDYAIPYPTCFHPSKDSEIFRWQDRMRRQNRQYLFSFAGAPRPEYQNSIRGKIIDQCLASKSQCKLLDCNYGTTNCDNPVNVMKVFQSSIFCLQPPGDSYTRRSIFDSILAGCIPVFFHPGTAYAQYIWHLPKNYTAYSVYLPVKDLSEWKINLNETLLRMPEDRILRLREEVIKLIPRVVYASSRSRSETLEDAFDLAVKGILDRIESVRVMIREGKDPSIGFADGDDYKYTFSTYGNGN
- the LOC105776685 gene encoding uncharacterized protein LOC105776685, which produces MATNTSFQLFSSSKDKPSLGLGFLESSEPQLPPPPPSVEVLSSEVSSSVKYTVEPVNLDGLTLLKGRVSTKEVLGLPNSDLVPGIYEGGLKLWEGSLDLVKALRSEIQNGCLSFEGKRVLELGCGHGLPGIFACLESAAEVHFQDFNAEVLRCLTIPNVNANLLEKAKPETVSEVRFFAGDWGEIHQLLPHARESEINLTSSSEHGQASAYDVILMAETIYSISAQRNLYGLIKKCMNQPNGVVYLAGKKHYFGVGGGTRQFLSMLEKEGVMAATLVTEVADGSSNVREVWKLSYK